In Spinacia oleracea cultivar Varoflay chromosome 5, BTI_SOV_V1, whole genome shotgun sequence, a single window of DNA contains:
- the LOC110775781 gene encoding DNA-directed RNA polymerase III subunit 2-like, with product MPIILRSHRCVLYGKDETELAKLGEFPLDPGGYFVVKGNEKVIQIQEQLLNNRIIIEVDKKGNLVASVTCSAATLRTKSIIVMEKEKIYLQLNSFQTKVPIMVVMKAMGMQSDQEVMQMIGRDPRYSSLLLPSIEECATLGVHSKQQALEFLDNKVKKSQFASAQPEKEDRALPILRDVFLAHVPVCENNFRAKCIYAAVMLRRLLEAFLNKAAVDDKDYVINKRFELSGQLLSLLFEDLFKTMITEVKRKVDAILIKKSQSSRFDFSQHIIADTISFGLERALSTGNWFIKRFKMDKKGVTQVLGRLSYIQALGFLTKIQPQFEKSRKVSGPRALQPSLWGVLCPCDTPEGESCGLVKNLALMTHVTTDEEEGPLISLFSFKLACQNKEQKYMHGTTTSLFLREGLIEYLDVNEENNALIALYQDQAQLETTHIEIEPFTILGVISPSQPVTSKYLSGIHIFFSLCTSVIVVMSIPYSINKISIDLVIWNLTELLVVGFRKCTKYLRIESNVTPLWILDFNLVYFFEKTWVFVLLIQVKYDKLGAGQNATVAVMSYSGYDIEDAIVMNKSSLDRGFGRCIVMKKKNAIMQRYENNASERIIPPIREGFFAERMQVVSFCSMCHIVEGLLFVIPSIAFCLCV from the exons atgccTATTATCTTACGAAGTCATCGATGTGTGTTATATGGGAAGGATGAGACAGAGCTAGCCAAACTTG GTGAATTCCCCCTTGATCCTGGAGGGTATTTTGTCGTGAAAGGAAATGAAAAG GTGATTCAGATTCAAGAGCAACTGTTGAATAACAGAATAATCATAGAAGTTGATAAGAAGGGAAA TTTGGTTGCATCTGTCACATGCAGCGCTGCAACATTAAGGACCAAAAGTATCATAGTGAtggaaaaagagaaaatatatcTACAACTCAATTCATTTCAGACTAAG GTTCCCATTATGGTGGTGATGAAGGCAATGGGAATGCAGAGTGACCAAGAAGTTATGCAAATGATTGGACGAGATCCACGCTACAGTTCTTTACTCTTGCCTTCTATTGAG GAATGTGCAACTCTTGGTGTGCACTCAAAACAACAGGCGCTTGAATTTCTAGATAACAAG GTAAAAAAATCACAATTTGCAAGTGCTCAACCTGAAAAG GAAGATAGAGCTTTACCAATACTGCGTGATGTATTTCTTGCGCATGTTCCG GTGTGTGAGAACAACTTTCGTGCCAAGTGTATATATGCTGCTGTGATGTTGAGGCGCTTGTTGGAGGCATTCTTAAATAAAGCTGCAGTAGATGACAAG GATTATGTCATAAACAAGCGGTTTGAACTCTCTGGACAGTTACTCTCACTCCTTTTTGAG GACTTGTTCAAGACGATGATCACTGAAGTCAAAAGAAAGGTGGAtgctatattaattaaaaaaagtcaATCTAGCAGATTCGATTTTTCTCAG CACATAATTGCCGATACTATTAGCTTTGGTTTAGAAAGAGCTCTTTCAACTGGCAACTGGTTTATCAAACGTTTCAAGATGGACAAGAAAGGTGTAACACAG GTACTTGGCAGGCTTTCTTACATTCAAGCATTGGGCTTTCTTACAAAAATTCAACCCCAGTTTGAGAAATCGAGGAAAGTTAGTGGACCCAGAGCTTTGCAACCTAGCCTG TGGGGAGTGCTTTGCCCATGTGATACACCAGAAGGTGAATCTTGTGGATTGGTAAAGAACTTGGCACTGATGACTCATGTTACTACCGATGAGGAGGAAGGCCCATTAATATCTTTG TTTTCATTCAAATTGGCATGCCAAAACAAAGAACAGAAGTATATGCATGGAACAACTACAAGTCTCTTTTTGCGTGAGGGTTTGATTGAGTATCTTGATGTTAATGAGGAAAACAATGCCCTG ATCGCATTGTACCAAGACCAAGCCCAACTGGAGACAACTCACATCGAAATTGAGCCTTTTACAATCTTGGGTGTTATTTCCCCATCACAACCAGTCACCTCCAAATACTTATCAGGCATTCATATCTTCTTTTCTTTATGTACTAGTGTGATTGTTGTGATGAGTATTCCCTACTCCATCAACAAGATATCCATTGACTT GGTGATATGGAATTTAACTGAATTACTAGTAGTCGGTTTTAGGAAGTGCACTAAGTATTTGAGAATTGAGAGTAATGTTACTCCTCTTTGGATACTCGATTTTAATTTGGTTTACTTTTTTGAAAAGA CATGGGTCTTCGTACTTCTTATACAAGTGAAGTACGACAAGCTTGGTGCTGGGCAGAATGCAACGGTTGCTGTAATGAGCTATAGTGGATACGATATAGAGGATGCTATAGTCATGAATAAATCATCATTAGACCGTGGTTTTGGACGTTGTATAGTGATGAAGAA GAAGAATGCAATCATGCAGAGGTATGAGAATAATGCATCTGAAAGAATAATTCCACCAATAAGAGAAGGATTTTTTGCAGAAAGAATGCAGGTAGTATCTTTTTGTTCCATGTGCCACATTGTGGAAGGCCTATTGTTCGTGATACCTAGTATTGCATTTTGTCTATGTGTTTAA